Proteins co-encoded in one Candida albicans SC5314 chromosome 3, complete sequence genomic window:
- a CDS encoding uncharacterized protein (Ortholog of C. dubliniensis CD36 : Cd36_84570, C. parapsilosis CDC317 : CPAR2_404420, Candida tenuis NRRL Y-1498 : CANTEDRAFT_115339 and Debaryomyces hansenii CBS767 : DEHA2G13618g), producing the protein MLNIAKSTESRNTILRKLGIFGSIAIGLFIIGKKHIAYQKNHRHELESDSSTLSSRHQDEEFGYVSSRPGFPLTNPNLDYSSPDRKSKYVGSGDAFSTRRPGDRLSLWNMVKMRWFPDEVEESKYYTPSRSDKLDK; encoded by the coding sequence ATGTTAAATATAGCAAAATCAACTGAATCTCGTAATACCATCCTTAGAAAATTAGGAATATTTGGATCAATAGCCATTGGATTATTCATCATTGGTAAAAAACATATTGCTTATCAAAAAAACCATCGTCATGAATTAGAATCCGATTCTAGTACATTATCATCAAGACAtcaagatgaagaatttggtTATGTTTCTTCAAGACCAGGATTCCCTTTGACTAATCCAAATTTAGATTATTCTTCACCTGATcgtaaatcaaaatatgtTGGTTCTGGTGATGCATTTAGTACAAGACGTCCAGGTGATAGATTATCATTATGGAATATGGTTAAAATGAGATGGTTCCCtgatgaagttgaagaaagTAAGTATTATACCCCTAGTCGAAGTGATAAACttgataaataa